From a single bacterium genomic region:
- the murG gene encoding undecaprenyldiphospho-muramoylpentapeptide beta-N-acetylglucosaminyltransferase encodes MFWTFEEEPQFPRRILIVAGGTGGHVAPALSVGSFLRTHFGDDTVVRYLSGSRGIERTAFDSADEFPVKLACDRPPRLSVFAVPQLASYARSILQSRAILRDFRPHAILAMGGYVCAPVLLAARMQRIPFFMHESNSVPGQVTRLFAKRARCVFLAHDAAARRLKRGSVTQVIGTPVRPSLLECNRPAARAQYGFDSGMPVALVLGGSQGARALNESMVEAIGHLAESCTPDRPLGLLWSAGPVNLKTVRDQIEGIAPDRIQVRLFDYIRDMENAYAASDLVISRAGASTLAEIAALGLPSILVPYPYAKDNHQLSNARALSGLGAAELLEESTLTGARMAETILSILHCADRREAMAAAAKGHSRPRAAEIIARELMDMPPEMEPHTENRPERLTA; translated from the coding sequence ATGTTTTGGACGTTTGAGGAAGAGCCCCAATTCCCGCGCCGGATACTGATCGTTGCCGGCGGCACGGGCGGTCATGTGGCACCGGCACTCAGCGTGGGCTCGTTCCTTCGTACACATTTTGGCGATGACACCGTCGTGCGCTACCTGTCCGGCAGTCGCGGGATCGAACGCACCGCATTCGACAGCGCCGACGAGTTTCCCGTGAAACTCGCATGCGACCGACCGCCGCGCCTTTCGGTATTTGCCGTACCGCAGTTGGCTTCGTATGCGCGGTCGATCCTCCAGTCGCGCGCGATCCTGCGCGACTTCCGTCCGCACGCCATCCTGGCGATGGGTGGATACGTTTGTGCGCCGGTTCTCCTGGCAGCACGCATGCAGCGCATTCCGTTCTTCATGCACGAGTCAAACTCGGTTCCGGGTCAAGTCACTCGCCTGTTCGCGAAACGTGCCCGCTGCGTCTTCCTTGCACACGACGCGGCAGCCCGTCGCCTGAAACGAGGCTCGGTGACGCAGGTCATCGGAACGCCGGTGCGGCCGAGTCTGCTGGAGTGCAATCGCCCGGCGGCGCGAGCGCAGTACGGTTTCGATTCGGGAATGCCGGTCGCGCTCGTTCTGGGCGGCAGCCAGGGCGCGCGTGCGCTGAATGAATCCATGGTGGAAGCGATCGGCCACCTCGCCGAGTCCTGCACGCCGGATCGGCCGCTGGGGCTGCTGTGGTCCGCGGGGCCGGTGAACCTGAAGACGGTTCGTGATCAGATCGAAGGCATCGCCCCGGACAGAATCCAGGTTCGATTGTTCGATTACATTCGCGATATGGAGAACGCTTACGCCGCGTCGGACCTGGTAATCAGTCGCGCGGGCGCGAGCACGCTCGCCGAGATCGCCGCTCTGGGCCTTCCCTCGATTCTCGTTCCGTATCCGTATGCGAAGGACAACCACCAGCTCTCGAATGCGCGGGCGCTGTCCGGCCTCGGCGCGGCGGAGTTGCTCGAAGAGTCGACGCTGACCGGTGCGCGCATGGCGGAGACGATTCTATCGATCCTGCATTGCGCCGATCGTCGCGAGGCAATGGCTGCGGCCGCGAAGGGGCACTCTCGGCCGCGCGCCGCGGAGATCATCGCCCGCGAGTTGATGGATATGCCGCCGGAAATGGAACCGCACACCGAGAACCGTCCCGAAAGATTGACCGCATGA
- the ftsW gene encoding putative lipid II flippase FtsW: protein MKPILINSPAALMAIIITALLSLGIVMVYSASGARAGLETRRSIAAQQDLPEESFEFHHNAAYLQRQIVWAAAGLVGMIILMSMPIDKIERYAPIVLLAALVILLLVLATPLGVSAKGARRWLRLGPITIQPSEFAKIALVLFMAKFLSEKRDEIREWKRGFLPTIAIWGVFAVLVVLERDLGTIIVMGTVMLGMWCLARMRLSHLATLLVASMPVLAFLLFQHSYRINRILAVLNPERYALTHGYQLNQSLIAVGSGGLWGRGLGMGLQKYHFLSEAHTDFIFAIVCEELGLIGACCIVLLFLAFTFLGFRTSYRAPDYFGGLVAAGLTLTIACAAFINFFVVLGMAPTKGLALPFFTYGGSSLVATLLAVGILLNIANYTALSRGGQE, encoded by the coding sequence ATGAAGCCGATCCTGATCAACAGCCCCGCCGCGCTCATGGCGATTATCATCACGGCCCTTCTGTCGTTGGGCATCGTGATGGTGTACAGCGCCAGTGGTGCGCGTGCGGGGCTGGAGACCAGGCGGTCGATCGCCGCGCAGCAGGACTTGCCGGAGGAGAGCTTCGAGTTCCATCACAATGCCGCTTACCTGCAGCGCCAGATTGTCTGGGCGGCTGCAGGCCTGGTGGGAATGATCATCCTGATGTCGATGCCGATCGACAAAATCGAACGCTACGCGCCCATCGTGCTGCTCGCCGCACTGGTGATCCTGTTGCTGGTATTGGCAACGCCCCTGGGAGTTTCCGCAAAGGGGGCGCGGCGTTGGCTTCGCCTTGGGCCCATTACGATTCAACCATCTGAGTTCGCCAAAATCGCTCTTGTTCTTTTCATGGCGAAGTTCCTGAGCGAGAAGCGCGACGAAATCCGCGAATGGAAGCGCGGCTTTCTGCCGACGATTGCCATTTGGGGCGTGTTCGCCGTGCTTGTGGTTCTGGAACGCGACCTCGGAACCATCATCGTAATGGGCACCGTGATGCTCGGCATGTGGTGCCTGGCGCGGATGCGGCTATCTCACCTCGCAACATTGTTGGTGGCCTCAATGCCGGTGCTGGCGTTTCTGTTGTTCCAGCACTCCTATCGCATCAATCGCATCCTGGCGGTGCTGAATCCAGAGCGCTATGCGCTGACCCACGGTTACCAGTTGAACCAGTCGCTGATCGCCGTGGGTTCCGGCGGCTTGTGGGGCCGTGGGCTGGGGATGGGGCTGCAGAAGTACCACTTCCTCAGCGAAGCGCACACTGACTTCATCTTCGCGATCGTTTGCGAGGAACTCGGCCTGATCGGCGCCTGCTGCATCGTGCTGCTGTTCCTTGCATTCACGTTCCTTGGCTTCCGCACGTCGTATCGCGCACCGGATTACTTCGGCGGCCTTGTTGCGGCGGGCCTGACGCTGACGATCGCCTGTGCAGCCTTCATCAATTTCTTTGTCGTACTCGGCATGGCCCCTACCAAAGGACTCGCCTTGCCCTTCTTCACGTATGGCGGTTCGTCGCTCGTGGCGACACTGCTGGCCGTGGGGATTTTGCTGAACATCGCGAACTACACGGCCCTCAGCCGAGGCGGTCAAGAATAA
- the murD gene encoding UDP-N-acetylmuramoyl-L-alanine--D-glutamate ligase, with amino-acid sequence MTSTKNHDFPHQRVCVLGAARSGVGAMSLLRHHGIEVVLVDERPAMEFRSLIRRLHRALVTYHFGNVTEDVLNGCDALVISPGVPLEHWLNQAAMDRGLETISEVELASYFAGSPICAITGTNGKTTTTTLVGQMMTDAGKNAVVSGNIGRAFSDGVLASQDTTRDTVLVTEVSSFQLESIERFHPHVAAILNISRDHEDRYPDMRDYIEAKYRITENQEEGDHLILNYDDPLCRKAAEETYANVWWFSMKERVEQGAYLDGDTIFLVEDGLKVPVCVLEDVPIPGMHNVENTLAALILGRRMGASLDSLLATLRKFKGVEHRIEFVGASPRGVLFYNDSKATNVDSLEKALLSFDKPVVLVAGGQHRNANYDRLTQLVRDRVKALVLLGEAAPLMQKQWSGLVETKVVKDMEEAVKQADSFANEGDVVLLSPACASWDMYKDYEERGRIYKRHVRQVIEP; translated from the coding sequence ATGACTAGTACCAAGAACCACGATTTTCCGCATCAAAGAGTCTGCGTACTCGGTGCCGCCCGTTCCGGTGTCGGCGCCATGTCGCTGCTCCGCCATCACGGGATCGAAGTCGTCCTCGTCGACGAACGTCCCGCAATGGAGTTCCGCTCCCTGATCCGCCGGTTGCACCGCGCCCTGGTGACTTACCACTTTGGCAATGTCACCGAGGATGTGCTCAACGGCTGCGACGCCCTGGTCATCAGCCCAGGCGTTCCGCTCGAGCACTGGTTGAATCAGGCCGCTATGGATCGCGGTCTGGAGACGATTTCCGAGGTCGAGTTGGCGTCCTACTTCGCCGGCTCACCCATCTGCGCGATCACCGGCACCAACGGAAAGACGACCACGACGACTCTCGTCGGCCAGATGATGACCGACGCGGGCAAGAACGCGGTCGTTTCCGGTAATATCGGGCGCGCTTTTTCGGACGGCGTTCTGGCCAGCCAGGACACGACTCGCGATACGGTTCTCGTCACCGAGGTTTCGAGCTTCCAGCTCGAGTCGATCGAGCGCTTTCACCCGCACGTCGCCGCGATCCTGAATATCTCGCGCGACCACGAAGATCGTTATCCCGATATGCGGGATTACATCGAAGCCAAGTATCGCATCACCGAAAACCAGGAAGAGGGCGATCACCTGATCCTGAATTACGACGATCCCCTTTGCCGCAAGGCCGCCGAAGAGACCTACGCCAACGTGTGGTGGTTCTCGATGAAGGAGCGCGTCGAGCAAGGCGCGTATCTCGATGGCGACACGATCTTCCTGGTCGAAGACGGCCTGAAGGTCCCTGTCTGCGTGCTCGAGGATGTTCCCATCCCCGGCATGCATAACGTGGAGAACACGTTGGCCGCCCTGATCCTCGGCCGCCGCATGGGCGCGTCGCTCGACAGCCTGCTGGCGACTCTCCGTAAGTTCAAAGGCGTCGAGCATCGTATCGAGTTTGTAGGCGCATCGCCTCGCGGAGTGCTGTTCTACAACGACTCCAAGGCCACAAACGTCGATTCACTTGAGAAGGCTCTACTGAGCTTTGACAAGCCAGTTGTCCTGGTCGCGGGCGGACAGCATCGCAACGCGAACTACGACCGCTTGACGCAACTTGTCCGCGATCGTGTGAAGGCTCTGGTACTATTGGGCGAAGCGGCCCCGCTGATGCAGAAGCAGTGGAGCGGACTGGTTGAGACCAAGGTCGTCAAGGACATGGAAGAGGCCGTGAAGCAGGCCGATTCCTTCGCCAACGAAGGCGACGTCGTTCTTCTCAGCCCCGCCTGTGCAAGTTGGGACATGTACAAGGACTACGAAGAGCGCGGCCGGATCTACAAGCGCCACGTTCGCCAGGTCATCGAACCCTGA
- the mraY gene encoding phospho-N-acetylmuramoyl-pentapeptide-transferase: MVPWLAQLLSEKEAFSFLRVGEYITVRAACALVVAFLISIAFGDRTISWLRRLKVGQQVRDSKGDNAISLLDMHANKVGVPTMGGVLMIASVLGAVILLGDWTQPVLGLAIAMALGFAAIGFVDDYRKMVHKNSDGLSARKKLLAQSSLAAIFAIMYISIYKGLVSYQHAGMTGGDVIVFPFVKDWAFSLGLWYIPFAIVVLAGTSNAVNLTDGLDGLATGVTISATLCFGLVAYLAGRVDASSYLIIPHVRGAGELAVLMAAVIGACFGFLWFNSPPARVFMGDTGSMMLGGVLGAVALLLKQEFLLLIVGGVFVMEALSVIIQVSFFRWKKRRVFLMTPIHHHFERAGIPESQIIVRFWIVSALLALAGLSTLKLR; this comes from the coding sequence ATGGTGCCGTGGCTCGCCCAGTTGTTGTCTGAGAAGGAAGCCTTTTCGTTCCTGCGAGTGGGTGAGTACATCACCGTGCGCGCCGCGTGCGCGCTGGTCGTTGCATTCCTGATCTCGATCGCGTTCGGCGATCGCACCATCTCCTGGCTGCGTCGCCTGAAGGTCGGCCAGCAGGTGCGCGATTCGAAGGGCGACAATGCCATCAGCCTTCTCGACATGCACGCCAACAAGGTCGGCGTTCCGACGATGGGCGGCGTTCTGATGATCGCGTCTGTTCTTGGCGCAGTGATTCTGCTGGGCGACTGGACGCAGCCGGTTCTCGGCCTTGCAATCGCGATGGCGCTGGGATTCGCCGCGATCGGCTTTGTCGACGATTATCGCAAGATGGTTCACAAGAACTCCGACGGTCTGTCCGCTCGAAAGAAACTCCTCGCACAGTCGTCCCTCGCCGCAATCTTCGCGATCATGTATATTTCGATCTACAAGGGCCTCGTGTCCTATCAGCACGCGGGGATGACGGGCGGCGATGTGATCGTCTTCCCATTCGTGAAGGACTGGGCGTTCTCGCTCGGCTTGTGGTACATCCCGTTTGCAATCGTCGTCCTGGCCGGCACGAGCAACGCCGTCAACCTGACGGACGGCCTCGACGGCCTGGCAACGGGGGTCACGATTTCGGCGACGTTGTGCTTCGGTCTTGTGGCTTACCTCGCAGGTCGCGTGGACGCATCCAGCTACCTGATCATCCCCCACGTGCGTGGCGCGGGCGAACTCGCCGTCCTGATGGCCGCCGTCATCGGCGCCTGCTTTGGATTTTTGTGGTTCAACAGCCCGCCGGCACGCGTATTCATGGGCGACACGGGCTCGATGATGCTGGGCGGCGTATTGGGCGCCGTAGCGCTGCTGCTGAAGCAGGAGTTTCTGCTTCTCATCGTCGGCGGCGTGTTCGTGATGGAAGCCCTGAGCGTCATCATCCAGGTTTCGTTTTTCCGTTGGAAGAAGCGGCGCGTGTTCCTGATGACGCCGATTCATCATCACTTCGAACGTGCCGGAATTCCCGAATCCCAAATCATCGTGCGCTTCTGGATCGTGTCCGCGCTGTTGGCGCTGGCTGGTCTGAGCACGTTGAAGCTGCGATAG